One window of the Solanum stenotomum isolate F172 chromosome 11, ASM1918654v1, whole genome shotgun sequence genome contains the following:
- the LOC125845464 gene encoding uncharacterized protein LOC125845464: protein MGRPGLRNYDDDYEARRGNRKRAKYSGEVKISDNLTQKISRLENADEDYVEFLKLLYNYDINSQSYTNEHGNDVSYDEVEVEDEDEDETDPQYKIFLANAKRDGRSYILNLNRKDEFPVSIKYEKESECNNGCKCFCCKIQKDMETQKDAVDEDISLNKCSKDELKNRRFPRTDPKYDSNRSMGGMDVIFEPSDPISQRNNGNMSRKLSTGKCGASKRQGKCETKIKSCEEKMMEKGSKLVHVRDKEKASDVSEDYALLLENLQCEKWGMKASLRSDCNIKYEATDDDLEILYDSNDMLKKKCEPSEFRKKVTDLLKKPYNPKEYKELWTYVNDQKPVERNMESRRGGVKSYKTKKMGKSYLEYYTDLKERLKEVGNNERKKLKIMRGFSFWLQNLTNAGAFKPWNDTEFLARVRESS from the exons ATGGGGCGACCAGGATTGAGGAattatgatgatgattatgAAGCAAGACGTGGAAACAGAAAGAGAGCAAAATATTCCGGTGAAGTAAAGATTAGTGACAATCTCACGCAAAAGATTTCAAGATTAGAGAATGCTGATGAAGATTATGTTGAGTTTTTGAAGCTACTCTACAACTATGATATAAATTCTCAGTCATACACAAATGAACATGGAAATGATGTCAGCTATGATGAGGTTGAGgttgaggatgaggatgaggatgaaACTGACCCGCAGTACAAGATATTTTTGGCTAATGCTAAGCGTGATGGGAGGTCATATATCCTTAACCTCAATAGAAAGGATGAGTTTCCTGTGTCCATAAAGTATGAAAAAGAGAGTGAGTGTAATAATGGGTGCAAATGTTTCTGTTGTAAAATACAGAAAGATATGGAGACGCAAAAGGATGCTGTGGATGAGGACATCTCACTCAATAAATGTAGCAAAGATGAGCTAAAAAATCGGAGATTTCCAAGGACTGAtcccaagtatgatagcaatagATCCATGGGAGGCATGGATGTGATATTTGAGCCTTCCGATCCTATTTCTCAGAGAAACAATGGGAATATGAGCCGGAAGCTTAGCACGGGGAAATGTGGTGCATCCAAGAGGCAGGGGAAGTGTGAGACTAAGATAAAGTCGTGTGAGGAGAAGATGATGGAAAAAGGGAGTAAACTAGTTCATGTCAGAGACAAAGAAAAAGCATCTGATGTAAGTGAAGATTATGCGTTACTCCTGGAGAATCTTCAATGTGAAAAATGGGGCATGAAAGCCTCGTTAAGAAGCGATTGCAATATTAAGTATGAAGCTACTGATGATGACCTTGAAATCCTTTACGACAGTAATGATATGCTCAAGAAG AAATGTGAGCCGTCTGAGTTCAGGAAGAAAGTCACGGATCTTCTGAAGAAGCCTTACAATCCAAAGGAGTACAAAGAACTATGGACATATGTAAATGATCAAAAACCAGTGGAAAGGAATATGGAATCGCGTAGAGGGGGAGTGAAGTCTtacaagacaaaaaaaatgggaaaatCATATCTGGAGTACTATACAG ACCTTAAGGAAAGGCTTAAAGAAGTTGGTAATAACGAGAGGAAGAAGTTGAAGATCATGCGTGGCTTTTCGTTTTGGTTACAG AATCTCACTAATGCAGGAGCCTTCAAACCTTGGAACGATACTGAGTTTCTTGCACGGGTACGTGAATCTAGTTAA
- the LOC125845465 gene encoding glucan endo-1,3-beta-glucosidase 2 — translation MMLPPRTALFSLFILSLLTGILPSTAVPDTGGTTTIGFTYSAAVDNSPPPEHVVTALQSLNIPAVRLLNPSPTLIRAFSYSNISLLLTVPNYLVGAFAANRSAATLWVYNNVLPFHPRARISLISVGSDVISSTGGPGVSDPTTALVPAMQNLHHALIDLGIRTVSVSTTFSFINVITTAFPPSSAEFQEPVNSLVIRPVLEFLEETNSSLLMNVYPYNVYRLHGEIPISFALFQEGPFNFRDDVVTGVRYHNLFDMMVDAVIAAMAVSGYENVPLILTETGWPSNDEHMNAEESQIYAEKYLQGLISHLKSGLGTPLRKEGAAQAYIYQLFDDGPESNSKKNNLTSDGGETVHQYWGVMYHNLTMKYNIKFDNAHQISTMLGLLVPSIYFLWLLYHFFFCLFGLD, via the coding sequence ATGATGCTTCCCCCGAGAACTGcgcttttctctctcttcattcTCTCTCTCTTAACCGGAATCCTCCCTTCCACCGCCGTGCCAGACACCGGCGGCACTACTACCATCGGCTTCACCTACTCCGCCGCTGTGGACAATTCTCCACCGCCTGAGCATGTCGTTACAGCACTTCAATCTCTCAATATCCCCGCCGTACGCCTCCTTAATCCGAGTCCAACTTTAATCCGAGCATTTTCCTACTCGAACATCTCCCTGCTACTCACCGTCCCAAATTACCTCGTCGGAGCCTTCGCTGCTAATCGCTCAGCTGCTACTCTATGGGTTTACAACAATGTACTTCCGTTTCATCCTCGTGCTCGGATTTCACTCATTTCAGTCGGTTCCGACGTTATCTCTTCCACCGGCGGTCCCGGAGTTTCTGATCCTACCACTGCCTTAGTCCCTGCTATGCAAAACTTACACCACGCGCTTATTGATTTGGGAATCCGTACTGTTTCAGTTTCTACTACTTTCTCCTTCATCAACGTGATTACGACGGCGTTTCCTCCGTCTTCAGCTGAGTTCCAAGAGCCTGTTAACTCGCTTGTTATCAGACCTGTACTTGAGTTTTTGGAGGAAACGAATTCATCTCTGTTAATGAATGTGTATCCGTACAATGTGTATCGACTCCATGGAGAGATTCCGATTAGTTTCGCTTTGTTCCAGGAAGGTCCATTTAACTTCCGTGATGATGTTGTTACAGGTGTTCGGTATCATAATCTGTTTGATATGATGGTTGATGCTGTAATTGCTGCAATGGCGGTTTCAGGCTACGAGAATGTTCCCCTGATTTTGACGGAAACAGGGTGGCCAAGTAATGATGAGCACATGAATGCAGAGGAGAGTCAGATATACGCTGAGAAATACTTACAAGGACTGATTTCGCATTTGAAATCTGGCCTTGGAACTCCACTCAGGAAGGAAGGTGCTGCTCAGGCTTACATTTACCAGTTGTTTGACGATGGGCCTGAATCGAATTCGAAGAAGAACAACTTAACTTCTGATGGTGGTGAAACAGTGCATCAGTACTGGGGAGTGATGTACCACAACCTGACCATGAAGTACAACATCAAGTTTGACAATGCTCATCAAATTTCCACAATGCTTGGTTTACTCGTTCCCTCAATCTATTTTCTATGGCTTCTTTACCATTTCTTCTTCTGTCTGTTTGGTCTGGATTGA
- the LOC125845463 gene encoding ubiquitin-like-specific protease 1D produces the protein MPKRSRNVVEPLRSSHLCELSNRRNDRSEGERTQVASTLDSAVEPHRSSRLCELSNRRNDRSEGESLCGLSNRRNDRSEGERMGNDRSKGERTGNDISEGERMGNDISEGERMGNDRSEGERTGNGRSEGERTGNDRSEGERLREQSNSRNSRSRNERSEGEHTGNDISEGEHAGNDISEGEHMRNDQSEGECTGNDRSEGERLCELSNSRNSRSEGKRFRGLPKRRNSRSEGKLNSINFDCYLENIWRKLPEDKKNSLACLDSMWFSSYRNKQYESKVLRWIKNKDIFSKKYVFVPIVLWGHWCLLIYCHLGESLESESTTPCMLLLDSLQIADSSRFAPEIRKFVSSIFNNEERPESKQLIKKIPLLVPQVPQQRNATDCGKFVLFYISLFLENAPETFSISEGYPYFMKEDWFTHDQLESFWQDLQTVNKNSSSADGNSSDSDDVICLD, from the exons ATGCCTAAAAGAAGCCGAAATG TTGTGGAGCCACTGCGTTCTTCCCACCTCTGTGAACTGTCAAATAGAAGGAATGACAGATCAGAAGGAGAGCGCACTCAAGTAGCTTCTACACTTGATTCAGCTGTTGAGCCACATCGTTCTTCCCGCCTCTGTGAACTGTCAAATAGAAGGAATGACAGATCAGAGGGAGAAAGTCTCTGTGGACTGTCAAATAGACGGAACGACAGATCAGAGGGAGAACGCATGGGAAACGACAGATCAAAAGGAGAACGCACGGGGAATGACATATCAGAGGGAGAACGCATGGGGAACGACATATCAGAGGGAGAACGCATGGGGAACGACAGATCGGAGGGAGAACGCACGGGGAACGGCAGATCAGAAGGAGAACGTACGGGGAACGACAGATCAGAGGGAGAACGGCTCCGTGAACAGTCAAATAGCAGGAACTCCAGATCAAGGAACGAAAGATCAGAGGGAGAACACACGGGGAACGACATATCAGAGGGAGAACACGCGGGGAACGACATATCAGAGGGAGAACACATGAGGAACGACCAATCAGAGGGAGAATGCACGGGGAACGACAGATCAGAGGGAGAGCGGCTCTGTGAACTGTCAAATAGCAGGAACTCCAGATCAGAGGGAAAACGCTTCCGTGGACTGCCAAAAAGAAGGAACTCCAGATCAGAGGGAAAGTTAAACTCGATTAACTTTGACTGTTACCTGGA GAATATATGGAGGAAACTACCAGAGGATAAGAAAAATTCGCTTGCATGCCTCGACTCCATGTGGTTTTCCTCATACAGAAACAAACAGTATGAGTCTAAGGTGTTGAGATGGATTAAGAACAAAGACATATTCTcgaaaaaatatgtttttgttcCCATCGTTCTCTG GGGTCATTGGTGTCTTTTGATCTATTGCCATCTCGGTGAAAGTCTGGAGTCAGAATCAACAACTCCCTGTATGTTGTTACTGGATTCGTTGCAGATAGCAGACTCCTCGCGATTTGCACCTGAGATAAGAAA ATTTGTTTCCAGCATATTCAACAATGAAGAGAGGCCAGAGAGCAAGCAGCTGATTAAGAAAATCCCACTATTGGTTCCTCAG GTACCGCAACAGAGAAATGCTACCGACTGTGGTAAATTTGTTTTGTTCTACATTAGCCTTTTCCTAGAGAATGCTCCAGAAACTTTTAGCATTTCAGAAGGCTACCCTTACTTT ATGAAGGAAGACTGGTTTACTCATGACCAGTTAGAAAGCTTTTGGCAAGACCTGCAGACTGTGAACAAGAACTCATCATCTGCTGATGGAAACTCCTCAGATTCTGATGATGTTATATGTTTAGACTAA
- the LOC125845469 gene encoding probable calcium-binding protein CML13 → MGKDLSNDQISSMKEAFTLFDTDGDGKISPSELGILMRSLGGNPTQAQLKSIIAEEKLTSPFDFNRFLELMSKHLKPEPFDRQLRDAFKVLDKDGTGCVVVSDLKHILTSIGEKLEPSEFDEWIREVDAGSDGKIRYEDFIARMVAK, encoded by the coding sequence ATGGGGAAAGATCTGAGCAACGATCAAATCTCCTCCATGAAGGAGGCATTTACTCTCTTCGACACCGACGGCGACGGCAAAATCTCACCGTCGGAGCTAGGTATCCTAATGCGTTCACTTGGAGGTAATCCGACTCAAGCTCAACTCAAATCAATAATCGCCGAGGAAAAACTCACATCGCCGTTCGATTTCAATCGGTTTTTGGAACTCATGTCGAAACACTTGAAGCCGGAGCCATTTGATCGCCAATTACGCGATGCGTTCAAGGTACTTGATAAAGACGGTACTGGTTGCGTTGTTGTTTCGGATCTAAAGCATATTTTAACTAGTATTGGTGAGAAGCTTGAGCCTTCGGAATTTGATGAGTGGATCCGAGAAGTTGATGCTGGATCCGATGGTAAGATCCGGTATGAGGATTTCATTGCTAGGATGGTTGCCAAGTGA
- the LOC125845470 gene encoding uncharacterized protein LOC125845470 encodes MGPLLYLSPLKYRASLCMVWGLNLRPKPQILHFLPFELGLGDFGEAIGSKMRRNEDFRDKVGDASIVDKTRKARLRWFGHVMRRSAEAPVRRCERLDVVGKRRGSGRLKNYWGER; translated from the exons atgggcccgctcCTCTACctttctccacttaaataccgggcttcgctttgcatggtgtggggcttgaacctgcgacctaagccacaaatcctccacttTTTGCCatttgagctaggccttggggacTTTGGCG AAGCGATAGGATCAAAAATGAGGAGGAATGAGGATTTCCGAGACAAGGTGGGAGATGCCTCCATTGTGGACAAGACGAGGAAAGCAAGACTAagatggtttgggcatgtgaTGAGGAGAAGTGCAGaggccccagtgaggaggtgtgagaggttggatGTAGTGGGTAAGAGGAGAGGTAGTGGTAGGCTGAAGAACTATTGGGGAGAGAGGTGA
- the LOC125845468 gene encoding 40S ribosomal protein S13: MGRMHSRGKGISASALPYKRTPPSWLKISAPDVEDNICKFAKKGLTPSQIGVILRDSHGIAQVKSVTGSKILRILKAHGLAPEIPEDLYHLIKKAVAIRKHLERNRKDKDSKFRLILVESRIHRLARYYKKTKKLPPVWKYESTTASTLVA, from the exons ATGGGTCGTATGCACAGTCGCGG TAAAGGTATCTCAGCGTCGGCTCTTCCTTACAAGAGAACTCCTCCCAGTTGGCTTAAGATCTCCGCTCCAGAT gTTGAGGACAATATCTGCAAGTTTGCGAAAAAAGGATTGACACCTTCACAAATTGGTGTGATTCTTCGTGATTCTCATGGAATTGCTCAAGTTAAGAGTGTCACTGGGAGCAAGATTTTGCGTATCCTCAAAGCTCACg GACTTGCTCCTGAGATCCCGGAGGATCTATACCACCTTATTAAGAAGGCCGTTGCCATCAGGAAGCATTTGGAGAGGAACAGAAAGGACAAGGATTCCAAGTTCCGCTTGATTTTGGTGGAGAGTAGGATTCACCGCCTTGCTCGTTATTACAAGAAAACTAAGAAGCTTCCACCTGTCTGGAAATA TGAGTCTACCACAGCAAGTACACTAGTAGCTTAA
- the LOC125845467 gene encoding calmodulin-like: MADQLTDDQISEFKEAFSLFDKDGDGCITTKELGTVMRSLGQNPTEAELQDMINEVDADGNGTIDFPEFLNLMARKMKDTDSEEELKEAFRVFDKDQNGFISAAELRHVMTNLGEKLTDEEVDEMIREADVDGDGQINYDEFVKVMMAKRRMKMVQSTSVKPISQRNGRKGRKRDRCIIL, encoded by the exons ATGGCGGATCAGCTCACTGACGATCAGATCTCGGAGTTCAAAGAAGCTTTTAGCCTATTCGACAAGGATGGAGATG GTTGCATCACAACTAAGGAGCTTGGAACTGTGATGCGGTCATTGGGGCAGAACCCAACTGAGGCTGAGCTTCAAGACATGATCAATGAAGTTGATGCTGATGGGAATGGGACCATTGACTTCCCTGAGTTCCTTAACCTGATGGCTCGCAAGATGAAGGACACTGATTCCGAGGAGGAGCTCAAGGAAGCTTTTAGAGTGTTTGACAAGGATCAGAATGGCTTTATCTCTGCTGCTGAGCTTCGCCATGTGATGACTAACCTAGGTGAGAAGCTTACAGACGAAGAGGTTGATGAGATGATTCGTGAAGCTGACGTGGATGGAGACGGACAGATCAACTATGACGAGTTCGTCAAGGTCATGATGGCCAA GAGGCGAATGAAGATGGTACAAAGTACAAGTGTGAAACCAATTTCACAGAGGAATGGAAGAAAAGGCCGGAAGAGAGACCGATGCATAATCCTTTGA